From one Henriciella marina DSM 19595 genomic stretch:
- a CDS encoding M14 family metallopeptidase, which yields MGRVLGASALLSAAAWIAMPVAAQSFLNVETDPAIPTLEEVAGHAPGDEISTVTEALDYMDALAEAAPDRMQVTRYAESWEDRELVYGVISSAQNMARLDEIKSNMARLASSEGLSASERDALIDETPAVVWLSYGVHGNEISSTDAGLALAYHLLAAEGDQTVDAILSNTVVVIDPMQNPDGRARFTNAFEAARGIEPFADRYTAEHDEPWPGGRFNHYLFDMNRDWFTLSQPETRGRVSSMLEWHPVVVVDAHEMGGDETYFFAPAADPFNPNITDAQKEKQILIGRNHARWFDQRGYDYFTREVFDAFYPGYGDMWPTLGGAIAMTYEQGSARGLSYERSTGDVLTYKQGVEQHFVATLSTAEVVANNHEQFLGDFATYRREAAADARGASDRYFVFDLSDRRWQAEQLGRKLAAQDIVVQRLAEGAQVCGVRYSDGALVVDRAQPSGKRITTLLSQETNLPEDFVDEQESRRDRGLNHELYDVTAWSMPLMEDVTSRTCGQVNLSDASRVSANDPIRALTASGAAFGYAVPWSDTGQAKLVLSALDAGLSGRATTEAFTVQGREFSRGSVVFPLASNDGDMATTLNTLASEIGAEYIALQSSWVEDGPNYGSDKFVALSMPKVAMAWGEGTSATDAGAARYVLEREIGIPVAPIRVGSLSRADLGRYDVLILPDAGWGFQSELGGGGLSALSTFVKNGGVLIGFEGALGVLTSEDGGLLSARVEKAYSEDDEKSGSDEDGTADGTLIDSDETYEAMTSDPEASPDGVPGVLANVIANTDHWLSSGYEDAVALYRGSSIYRPLNESDGANVFRYAAADELVASGYLWEENRAQLAYKPFLMAEQQGSGMVIAFTQSPVTRAYLDGLNLLLVNAVLFGPAHTR from the coding sequence ATGGGTCGAGTTCTTGGAGCCTCTGCGCTGCTGTCTGCTGCAGCCTGGATTGCGATGCCGGTCGCGGCGCAGTCTTTCCTCAATGTGGAGACAGATCCTGCCATTCCGACTCTGGAAGAGGTTGCCGGTCATGCGCCGGGTGATGAGATATCCACGGTGACAGAAGCGCTGGACTATATGGACGCGCTGGCTGAAGCGGCGCCCGACCGGATGCAGGTCACCCGCTATGCCGAAAGCTGGGAAGACCGTGAGCTGGTCTATGGCGTCATCTCTTCGGCGCAGAACATGGCGCGCCTTGATGAGATCAAATCGAACATGGCTCGGCTTGCCTCGTCAGAGGGGCTTTCAGCGAGCGAGCGCGATGCGCTGATCGATGAGACGCCAGCGGTGGTGTGGCTGTCCTACGGGGTTCACGGCAACGAGATTTCGAGCACCGATGCGGGCCTTGCGCTCGCCTATCACCTGCTGGCGGCAGAGGGCGACCAGACGGTCGATGCGATCCTGTCGAACACGGTTGTCGTTATTGATCCGATGCAGAACCCGGACGGGCGCGCGCGTTTTACCAATGCGTTCGAAGCGGCGCGGGGCATCGAGCCTTTTGCCGACCGTTATACGGCCGAACATGATGAGCCCTGGCCCGGTGGGCGGTTCAATCACTATCTCTTCGACATGAACCGCGACTGGTTCACGCTGTCCCAGCCGGAAACCCGTGGGCGTGTGTCGAGCATGCTGGAGTGGCATCCGGTGGTCGTGGTCGATGCGCATGAGATGGGCGGCGATGAGACGTATTTCTTTGCGCCGGCAGCTGATCCGTTCAATCCGAACATCACCGACGCCCAGAAGGAAAAGCAGATCCTGATCGGGCGCAATCATGCCCGCTGGTTCGATCAGCGCGGCTATGACTATTTCACCCGTGAGGTCTTCGACGCTTTCTATCCGGGCTATGGCGACATGTGGCCGACGCTCGGCGGCGCGATTGCGATGACCTATGAGCAGGGCTCTGCGCGCGGGCTCTCCTATGAGCGGTCCACCGGCGATGTGCTGACCTACAAGCAGGGCGTCGAGCAGCATTTCGTTGCGACGCTGTCGACGGCGGAAGTCGTAGCGAACAATCACGAGCAGTTCCTTGGTGATTTTGCCACCTATCGCCGTGAGGCGGCCGCCGATGCGCGCGGCGCGAGCGACCGCTATTTCGTGTTCGATCTTTCCGACCGCCGGTGGCAGGCAGAGCAGCTTGGCCGCAAGCTGGCGGCGCAGGACATCGTGGTGCAGCGCCTGGCCGAGGGGGCGCAGGTCTGCGGCGTGCGCTATTCCGATGGGGCGCTGGTCGTCGACCGTGCCCAGCCATCTGGCAAGCGCATTACCACGCTGCTGAGCCAGGAAACCAATCTGCCGGAAGACTTTGTCGATGAGCAGGAGTCGCGCCGCGACCGGGGTCTCAATCATGAGCTCTATGATGTGACCGCCTGGTCTATGCCGCTGATGGAAGATGTGACGAGCCGCACCTGCGGGCAGGTCAATCTCTCCGATGCGAGCCGGGTCAGCGCCAACGATCCGATCCGCGCACTGACGGCGTCGGGGGCGGCCTTTGGCTATGCCGTGCCGTGGAGCGATACGGGCCAGGCGAAACTGGTTCTGAGCGCGCTTGATGCGGGTCTTTCCGGCCGGGCCACGACCGAGGCCTTCACCGTGCAGGGCCGCGAATTTTCGCGCGGGTCCGTTGTCTTTCCGCTGGCCAGCAATGATGGCGATATGGCCACGACGCTGAACACGCTGGCGAGCGAAATCGGCGCCGAATATATCGCGCTTCAGTCAAGCTGGGTCGAGGATGGCCCGAACTATGGCAGCGACAAGTTCGTGGCGCTCTCCATGCCAAAGGTCGCGATGGCCTGGGGCGAGGGGACAAGCGCGACCGACGCCGGGGCGGCCCGCTATGTGCTGGAACGCGAAATCGGCATTCCTGTCGCGCCCATCCGTGTGGGCTCGCTCTCTCGGGCCGATCTTGGCCGCTATGATGTGCTGATCTTGCCCGATGCAGGGTGGGGCTTTCAGAGCGAGCTTGGCGGCGGGGGCCTTTCGGCGCTGTCTACATTTGTCAAAAATGGCGGTGTGCTGATCGGCTTTGAAGGCGCGCTTGGTGTGCTCACCAGCGAAGATGGCGGCTTGCTGTCGGCGCGTGTCGAGAAAGCGTATTCAGAAGACGACGAAAAATCCGGCAGCGACGAAGACGGCACCGCCGATGGCACGCTCATCGATAGCGATGAGACCTATGAGGCGATGACGTCCGATCCAGAGGCAAGCCCCGACGGCGTGCCGGGCGTCCTGGCCAATGTGATCGCGAATACCGATCACTGGCTGTCGTCTGGCTATGAAGATGCCGTGGCGCTCTATCGCGGCTCCAGCATCTATCGCCCGCTGAACGAGTCTGATGGGGCGAACGTCTTTCGCTATGCGGCGGCAGATGAGCTGGTCGCGAGTGGCTATCTCTGGGAAGAGAACCGCGCCCAGCTTGCCTACAAGCCGTTCCTGATGGCGGAGCAGCAGGGGTCGGGCATGGTGATCGCGTTTACCCAGAGCCCCGTGACACGGGCATATCTGGATGGGCTCAACCTGCTTCTGGTCAATGCGGTCCTCTTTGGGCCTGCGCATACGCGATAA
- a CDS encoding DUF885 domain-containing protein translates to MKIRNLLAATSVAALITGFAATGIAQSAGSSDTTAEQGAPDEMVESESWDGFMSDFLDTYFEMNPTFAISQGKHEFDGQLPDWSEAGLQAQIDMYETMIARAEAIDPGSLSEADAFERQYFINTMKGEMFWLVEADMPHTNPSFYLGPLGPSVYVARPYADAETRMKAFIEYAKNVPEAAEQVKENLKVPMPATFVKLGTAGFNGLADHYEGGAKDSFAEVEDEALQAEYDAVVEEAAAAMRSVADYIESEPATEDGYALGAEKFADMVRLTEGVDISLDELRAVGEADLKANQDALAKACAEFAPGASMADCMAKMAANKPENGPVQEARDSLPALKQFLIDEDIVSIPGTEEAQVEESPPYRRQNSAYISIPGPYEEGLPSVYYISPPDPAWDEATRAAYIPGKLDLLGTTIHEVWPGHFLNFLHANRSDSVFGQMFVGYAFAEGWAHYTEEMMVDAGLHDGDPETKIGQLSNALLRNCRYLSAIGLHTGEMTVDDSFEFFKDECYIDTGNATQQAARGTYDPAYLNYTMGKLMIRQLRDDWIDANYPDATGTEGWKEFHDEFLSYGGPNIPQVRQAMMDEDEANAVFSD, encoded by the coding sequence ATGAAGATACGAAATTTGCTCGCGGCGACATCGGTCGCAGCGCTGATCACAGGATTTGCTGCGACCGGCATAGCGCAGAGCGCCGGCAGCTCTGACACTACCGCCGAGCAGGGCGCTCCTGATGAAATGGTTGAGAGCGAGTCATGGGACGGGTTCATGTCAGATTTTCTCGATACCTATTTCGAGATGAATCCGACATTCGCGATCTCACAGGGCAAGCATGAGTTCGACGGACAGTTGCCGGACTGGAGCGAAGCGGGCCTGCAGGCTCAAATCGACATGTACGAGACGATGATTGCCCGCGCAGAGGCGATAGACCCCGGCAGCCTGAGCGAAGCTGATGCCTTCGAGCGCCAGTACTTTATCAACACGATGAAGGGCGAGATGTTCTGGCTGGTCGAGGCCGACATGCCGCACACCAACCCGTCCTTCTATCTCGGTCCGCTTGGACCAAGCGTTTACGTGGCCCGGCCCTATGCCGACGCCGAGACGCGCATGAAAGCCTTCATCGAGTACGCAAAGAACGTCCCGGAAGCGGCTGAGCAGGTTAAGGAAAATCTGAAGGTGCCGATGCCTGCGACCTTCGTGAAGCTTGGCACTGCCGGGTTCAACGGCCTTGCAGACCATTATGAAGGCGGGGCGAAAGACTCCTTCGCTGAGGTCGAGGACGAGGCGCTTCAGGCAGAATATGACGCCGTCGTGGAAGAGGCCGCAGCCGCCATGCGCTCTGTCGCCGACTATATCGAGAGCGAGCCTGCCACCGAAGATGGCTATGCGCTGGGCGCGGAAAAGTTCGCCGACATGGTGCGCCTTACCGAGGGCGTCGATATCTCGCTTGATGAGCTACGGGCGGTTGGCGAGGCTGACCTCAAGGCCAATCAGGATGCGCTGGCAAAGGCCTGCGCCGAGTTTGCGCCGGGCGCCAGCATGGCTGACTGCATGGCCAAGATGGCCGCCAACAAGCCGGAGAACGGCCCGGTACAGGAAGCGCGTGATTCACTTCCGGCCCTCAAGCAGTTCCTGATCGACGAGGACATCGTGTCCATCCCCGGAACCGAAGAGGCGCAGGTCGAGGAGTCGCCGCCCTATCGCCGGCAGAACTCGGCCTACATCTCCATTCCTGGGCCTTATGAAGAAGGACTACCGTCGGTCTATTATATCTCACCGCCAGACCCGGCCTGGGATGAGGCAACGCGCGCGGCCTATATTCCTGGCAAACTCGACCTTCTCGGCACGACAATCCACGAAGTCTGGCCGGGCCACTTCCTGAACTTCCTGCATGCGAACCGGTCGGACTCGGTCTTCGGGCAGATGTTCGTCGGCTATGCGTTTGCTGAAGGCTGGGCCCATTATACCGAGGAAATGATGGTCGATGCGGGCCTTCATGATGGCGACCCCGAAACCAAGATCGGCCAGCTGTCGAATGCGCTTCTGCGCAACTGCCGCTACCTGTCGGCGATCGGGCTTCACACCGGCGAGATGACCGTTGATGATAGCTTCGAGTTCTTCAAGGACGAGTGCTACATCGATACCGGCAACGCCACTCAGCAAGCCGCGCGCGGGACCTATGATCCGGCCTATCTCAATTACACGATGGGCAAGCTCATGATCCGCCAGCTGCGCGATGACTGGATCGATGCGAATTATCCGGACGCAACCGGCACCGAAGGCTGGAAGGAATTCCACGACGAATTCCTCTCCTATGGCGGCCCGAACATTCCGCAGGTCCGTCAGGCGATGATGGATGAAGACGAAGCGAACGCTGTCTTCAGTGACTAG
- a CDS encoding EAL domain-containing protein, translated as MTTPDCSRCRNSAPLDFDITMAFQPIVDVSLQRTHAYEALVRGANGEGAGEVLSRVDDETRYPFDQLCRTTAIRTASDLGLREEADAPLLSINFLPNAVYEPRACIRQTLAIAMETGFPMNRIMFEFTENERMDTDHILNILRTYKSMGFATAIDDFGAGYAGLNLLAAFQPDYIKLDMDLIRDIDANAAKQTIVGGILKIATDLGVTPICEGVETEAECLVLRDMGVTLMQGYHFARPETGALPVGVFSGDRRRSAAV; from the coding sequence ATGACGACCCCTGACTGTTCCCGCTGTAGAAACAGCGCGCCGCTGGATTTTGACATAACCATGGCGTTCCAGCCTATCGTCGACGTCTCCCTTCAACGCACGCACGCCTATGAAGCACTTGTAAGAGGCGCGAACGGCGAAGGTGCCGGAGAGGTCTTGTCCAGAGTGGATGACGAGACGCGTTATCCCTTTGACCAGCTCTGCCGCACGACAGCGATCCGCACGGCATCCGATCTCGGCCTTCGCGAAGAGGCAGATGCGCCTTTGCTGTCGATCAACTTCCTGCCGAACGCGGTCTATGAGCCGCGTGCCTGCATCCGCCAGACGCTTGCCATTGCGATGGAAACGGGCTTTCCGATGAACCGGATCATGTTCGAGTTCACCGAGAATGAGCGGATGGATACCGATCACATCCTGAATATCCTGCGGACCTACAAATCCATGGGGTTTGCAACGGCCATTGATGACTTTGGCGCAGGCTATGCGGGCCTCAACCTGCTGGCCGCCTTCCAGCCGGACTATATCAAGCTCGATATGGATCTTATCCGCGATATCGATGCGAACGCTGCCAAGCAGACGATTGTTGGCGGCATCCTGAAGATTGCGACAGATCTTGGCGTGACGCCGATCTGCGAAGGCGTCGAGACCGAAGCTGAATGCCTTGTACTTCGCGACATGGGTGTGACGCTGATGCAGGGCTATCACTTTGCGCGGCCTGAGACTGGCGCGCTGCCAGTTGGCGTCTTCAGCGGTGACAGGCGGCGGAGCGCGGCGGTCTAG
- a CDS encoding NAD(P)(+) transhydrogenase (Re/Si-specific) subunit beta: MLFILALRGLSSPATARKGNRNGIIGMAIAVATTIALLWPQLDVTTWGILIAGAAVGGVIGAIIARRIPMTAMPQLVAAFHSLVGMAAVLVAAAALYAPAEFGIGTVGSIATVSLIELAIGSAIGALTFTGSVIAFAKLNGNMSGSPILLPARHILNIALAGAIVALVVVLIMSSGAATWAFWTLTVLAFVLGITLIIPIGGADMPVVVSMLNSYSGWAAAALGFTLGNFALIITGALVGSSGAILSYIMCKGMNRSFISVILGGFGADDSGGAAAGADVDRPFKQGSADDAAFIMKNASKVIIVPGYGMAVAQAQHALKEMVELLKNEGVEVKYAIHPVAGRMPGHMNVLLAEAQVPYDEVFELEDINSEFNTSDVAFVIGANDVTNPAAKTDKTSPIYGMPVLNVEDAGTVLFIKRSMGSGYAGIQNELFFKDNTMMLLSDAKKMVENIVKSL, encoded by the coding sequence ATGCTCTTCATCCTCGCGCTTCGCGGGCTTTCCAGCCCGGCCACAGCGCGCAAGGGTAACCGCAATGGCATCATCGGCATGGCCATCGCCGTTGCCACCACCATCGCCCTCCTCTGGCCGCAGCTTGATGTCACCACCTGGGGTATACTGATCGCAGGTGCAGCCGTCGGCGGCGTCATCGGCGCCATCATCGCCCGCCGCATTCCGATGACGGCGATGCCACAGCTCGTTGCCGCCTTCCACTCGCTGGTCGGCATGGCAGCCGTGCTCGTGGCTGCTGCCGCCCTCTATGCCCCAGCAGAGTTCGGCATTGGTACGGTCGGCAGTATCGCCACCGTCTCGCTGATTGAACTGGCCATCGGCTCTGCCATTGGCGCGCTGACCTTCACAGGCTCAGTGATCGCCTTCGCCAAACTCAATGGCAACATGTCCGGCTCGCCGATCCTTCTGCCAGCCAGGCACATCCTCAACATCGCGCTCGCGGGCGCCATCGTTGCGCTTGTCGTCGTGCTGATCATGTCCAGCGGTGCCGCCACCTGGGCTTTCTGGACCCTGACCGTGCTCGCTTTCGTGCTCGGCATCACGCTGATCATTCCGATCGGCGGGGCCGACATGCCGGTCGTTGTGTCGATGCTCAACTCCTATTCGGGTTGGGCCGCCGCGGCGCTCGGCTTCACACTTGGCAACTTCGCGCTGATCATCACCGGCGCGCTTGTTGGCTCATCCGGTGCGATCCTTTCCTACATCATGTGCAAGGGCATGAACCGCAGCTTCATCTCGGTCATCCTTGGCGGCTTCGGCGCTGACGATAGCGGCGGCGCCGCAGCTGGCGCAGATGTCGACAGGCCGTTCAAGCAGGGCTCTGCCGACGACGCCGCCTTCATCATGAAGAACGCCTCCAAGGTCATCATCGTGCCGGGCTATGGCATGGCGGTTGCCCAGGCGCAGCACGCGCTGAAAGAGATGGTTGAGCTGCTCAAGAACGAAGGCGTGGAAGTGAAATACGCGATCCACCCTGTCGCTGGCCGTATGCCCGGCCACATGAACGTCCTCCTCGCCGAAGCGCAGGTGCCATATGACGAAGTGTTCGAACTGGAAGACATCAATTCCGAGTTCAACACCTCCGACGTTGCCTTCGTGATCGGCGCCAATGACGTCACCAACCCGGCCGCCAAGACCGACAAGACCAGCCCGATCTATGGCATGCCGGTCCTAAACGTCGAAGATGCCGGCACCGTCCTCTTCATCAAGCGCTCAATGGGCTCTGGCTATGCCGGTATCCAGAATGAGCTCTTCTTCAAGGACAACACGATGATGCTGCTGTCCGACGCCAAGAAGATGGTCGAGAATATCGTGAAAAGCCTCTAG
- a CDS encoding proton-translocating transhydrogenase family protein — translation MTKLIPIALSALALALPAHAAEITNLNPTVFLAAIFALACFVGYYVVWSVTPALHTPLMAVTNAISSVIVVGAIVAAASSGLINGGWTAKILGGFAVALASVNIFGGFMVTQRMLAMYKKKGE, via the coding sequence ATGACCAAATTGATCCCTATCGCTCTCTCGGCGCTCGCGCTGGCCCTGCCAGCCCATGCCGCTGAGATCACCAACCTCAACCCGACGGTCTTCCTCGCCGCGATCTTCGCGCTGGCCTGTTTCGTCGGTTATTATGTCGTCTGGTCGGTGACCCCGGCCCTCCACACGCCGCTCATGGCTGTCACCAATGCGATCTCTTCGGTGATCGTGGTCGGTGCCATCGTCGCGGCGGCCTCTTCTGGCCTGATCAATGGCGGCTGGACCGCCAAGATCCTCGGCGGCTTTGCCGTCGCGCTCGCCAGCGTCAACATCTTCGGTGGCTTCATGGTCACCCAGCGGATGCTGGCCATGTACAAGAAGAAGGGGGAGTAG
- a CDS encoding Re/Si-specific NAD(P)(+) transhydrogenase subunit alpha: MKLTILKETSPGETRVAATPESVKKLVGLDHTVTIESGAGVAAGFHDKAYSDEGATVESSAGEALKGADVLLKVRGPSAEEAASYPEGLTVIALMNPFAMGDLASAFNARKLNTLAMEFTPRITRAQSMDALSSQSNLAGYRAMIEGASLYGRALPMMMTAAGTVAPAKVFVMGAGVAGLQAIATARRLGGVVTATDVRPAAKEQVASLGAKFIAVENDEFKEAETAGGYAKEMSDDYKRQQSELTATHIAKQDIVITTALIPGRPAPELVTEEMVKSMKPGAVVIDMAVATGGNCKLSKPDEVVDINGVKVAGYSNLPARLPADTSSLYAKNLLAFLPLITAEDGSLNLETDDEIVTAMILTKGGETVNERLKS; the protein is encoded by the coding sequence ATGAAGCTGACAATTCTGAAAGAAACAAGTCCGGGAGAGACCCGCGTCGCGGCAACTCCGGAATCGGTGAAGAAGCTTGTCGGCCTCGATCACACGGTCACCATTGAATCTGGTGCCGGTGTGGCTGCAGGCTTTCATGACAAGGCTTATTCTGACGAAGGTGCAACGGTCGAAAGTTCGGCAGGCGAGGCGCTGAAAGGCGCTGACGTGCTGCTCAAGGTTCGCGGCCCCAGCGCAGAGGAAGCGGCAAGCTATCCCGAAGGCCTGACGGTAATCGCACTGATGAACCCGTTCGCCATGGGTGATCTTGCCAGCGCCTTTAACGCCAGGAAGCTCAATACGCTCGCCATGGAGTTCACGCCGCGGATCACGCGCGCCCAGTCGATGGACGCGCTTTCGTCCCAGTCGAACCTCGCTGGCTACCGCGCCATGATCGAAGGCGCGAGCCTCTATGGCCGCGCCCTTCCAATGATGATGACAGCCGCTGGCACGGTTGCGCCGGCCAAAGTCTTCGTCATGGGCGCCGGTGTTGCAGGCCTCCAGGCCATCGCAACCGCGCGCCGTCTCGGCGGTGTCGTGACAGCGACCGATGTTCGCCCGGCGGCCAAGGAACAGGTCGCCTCGCTTGGCGCAAAGTTCATCGCCGTCGAAAACGATGAGTTCAAGGAAGCCGAGACCGCTGGCGGCTATGCCAAGGAAATGTCCGACGACTACAAGCGCCAGCAATCGGAGCTGACCGCGACCCATATCGCCAAGCAGGACATCGTCATCACGACCGCGCTTATCCCCGGCCGTCCAGCGCCAGAGCTGGTCACCGAAGAGATGGTGAAGTCGATGAAGCCCGGCGCTGTCGTCATCGACATGGCGGTCGCCACAGGCGGCAATTGCAAGCTTTCCAAGCCTGACGAGGTCGTCGACATCAATGGCGTGAAAGTGGCCGGGTACTCCAACCTGCCAGCCCGCCTGCCGGCCGACACATCCTCGCTCTATGCCAAGAACCTCCTCGCCTTCCTGCCGCTGATTACGGCCGAAGATGGATCACTCAACCTTGAGACCGATGACGAGATCGTCACGGCCATGATCCTCACCAAGGGCGGCGAAACCGTGAATGAAAGGCTGAAATCATGA
- a CDS encoding SDR family NAD(P)-dependent oxidoreductase — protein sequence MELFDLTGKTALITGASGGLGESFARALSGAGAGVVLAARRLEKLEALATDLRSGGGEALAVEMDVTKPESVESAFATVQEKLGGPVDIIVNNSGISRDNWFTKMTEEDWRAVMDTNLDGVWRVAKAGANALMEAGKPGSIINIASITAKRPQHTIAAYAASKAAVDHFTRIMALELARYGIRANALAPGYFKTDINDEFLDSEAGDKMRKRIPMRRFGDHKELSGALLLLASDAGSYMTGTTIAVDGGHLVSSL from the coding sequence ATGGAATTGTTTGATCTTACCGGAAAGACGGCCCTTATTACCGGAGCTTCTGGCGGCCTTGGAGAAAGTTTCGCGCGGGCTCTATCGGGCGCAGGCGCTGGGGTGGTGCTGGCTGCAAGGCGTCTTGAGAAGCTTGAAGCGCTGGCTACCGATCTCAGGTCGGGCGGCGGCGAGGCTCTGGCCGTCGAGATGGATGTGACCAAGCCAGAAAGCGTCGAATCGGCTTTCGCGACGGTTCAGGAGAAGCTTGGCGGCCCGGTCGACATCATCGTCAACAATTCCGGCATTTCGCGCGACAACTGGTTCACCAAAATGACCGAGGAAGACTGGCGCGCGGTGATGGATACCAATCTGGACGGTGTCTGGCGGGTCGCGAAGGCGGGCGCCAATGCGCTGATGGAGGCGGGTAAGCCCGGCTCGATCATCAATATCGCATCGATCACGGCGAAACGGCCCCAGCACACGATTGCCGCCTATGCTGCGTCGAAAGCGGCGGTCGACCACTTCACGCGGATCATGGCGCTTGAGCTTGCGCGATATGGCATTCGCGCGAATGCGCTGGCGCCCGGCTATTTCAAGACGGACATCAATGACGAGTTCCTGGATAGCGAGGCCGGGGACAAGATGCGCAAGCGTATCCCCATGCGGCGCTTTGGCGACCATAAGGAGCTTTCCGGCGCGCTGCTTCTGCTGGCGTCCGATGCGGGCAGCTACATGACGGGCACGACGATTGCCGTCGATGGCGGGCATCTGGTGAGCTCGCTTTAG
- a CDS encoding VOC family protein translates to MIAYSTLGTNDMDRSIEFYDAVFGAIGGSRELTTPEWTQYGRKGERAKVCLTPPHDGNKATRGNGAMLAFETTGRSAVDAFHAAALTHGGADAGQPGIREGTHYVAYVHDPDGNKLCAFAAK, encoded by the coding sequence ATGATTGCTTATTCGACACTCGGTACAAATGATATGGATCGTTCAATCGAGTTTTACGACGCGGTGTTCGGCGCTATTGGCGGGTCGCGAGAGCTCACGACTCCTGAATGGACGCAATACGGGCGCAAAGGAGAACGTGCAAAGGTCTGCCTCACGCCTCCCCATGACGGCAACAAAGCGACGCGCGGTAATGGAGCGATGCTCGCATTTGAAACCACCGGTCGTTCAGCGGTAGATGCGTTTCACGCGGCTGCCCTGACGCATGGAGGAGCGGATGCGGGCCAGCCAGGAATTCGTGAGGGAACACACTATGTTGCCTACGTTCATGACCCGGACGGCAATAAGCTTTGCGCCTTTGCGGCCAAATAG
- a CDS encoding mechanosensitive ion channel family protein, whose amino-acid sequence METKVLGKFAWIGRLRMPVLILLCAIGLWAGAHYLWADSDYTGPTLIASRFLTIAAIGWAITSLTDLAIKRRMGRLNIDVADNFQARKSATRLDVMRRVIIVVGAVATLACALVVVPWARQLGVSLLASAGIVGIAVGLAARPVLANLIAGIQIAFTQPIRIEDAVVVENEWGWIEEIDLFYVVIRIWDRRRLIVPLTYFIEKPFQNWTRKSGTIIGSVYWWLDYRAPVAKMRDKLQEICESTELWDGEVVNLQVSETDKMTIQVRALATASTSPRAWDLRCYIREQMINWLQAEHPEAFPRFRASTEVEEKPSRIAAPPQDERDIALGDQSLDGTESLGESAQTS is encoded by the coding sequence ATGGAAACCAAAGTACTTGGCAAATTTGCCTGGATTGGGCGGCTTCGCATGCCCGTCCTGATACTGCTCTGCGCCATCGGTCTCTGGGCCGGTGCCCACTATCTCTGGGCTGACAGCGACTATACAGGCCCGACCCTGATCGCCTCGCGCTTCCTGACCATTGCCGCGATAGGCTGGGCGATCACCTCCCTCACCGACCTTGCGATCAAGCGGCGCATGGGACGGCTCAACATTGACGTCGCAGACAATTTCCAGGCGCGTAAATCAGCGACCCGTCTCGATGTCATGCGGCGCGTCATCATTGTGGTTGGCGCGGTTGCGACACTGGCCTGCGCTCTTGTTGTTGTGCCATGGGCGCGCCAGCTTGGCGTCTCGCTGCTCGCCTCCGCCGGTATCGTTGGCATCGCGGTAGGCCTCGCCGCCCGGCCCGTCCTCGCCAATCTGATCGCCGGGATCCAGATCGCCTTCACCCAGCCGATCCGGATTGAAGACGCGGTCGTGGTCGAGAATGAGTGGGGCTGGATCGAGGAGATCGACCTCTTCTACGTGGTCATCCGCATCTGGGACCGGCGACGCCTGATTGTGCCGCTTACCTATTTCATCGAAAAACCCTTCCAGAACTGGACCCGCAAATCGGGCACCATCATCGGCTCGGTCTACTGGTGGCTAGATTACCGCGCCCCTGTCGCAAAGATGCGCGACAAGCTGCAGGAGATCTGCGAGTCGACCGAGCTCTGGGACGGCGAGGTGGTGAACCTCCAGGTCTCTGAAACCGACAAGATGACCATTCAGGTCCGCGCCCTTGCCACCGCCAGCACCAGCCCCCGCGCCTGGGACCTTCGCTGCTATATCCGCGAGCAGATGATTAACTGGCTACAGGCCGAACACCCCGAAGCCTTCCCACGCTTCCGCGCGTCAACCGAGGTCGAGGAGAAACCCAGCCGCATCGCCGCCCCACCCCAGGACGAACGCGACATCGCCCTCGGCGACCAGTCTCTGGATGGAACCGAAAGCCTGGGGGAGTCTGCTCAGACATCATGA